The Parabacteroides sp. AD58 genome includes a window with the following:
- a CDS encoding topoisomerase C-terminal repeat-containing protein, whose product MEKKIIGRCPLCGGNVVKTCKGYRCENNIAEQPTCVLNINGIIGNRKMSDEEITELLEHRFILLDGFASKEGKAFPSVLELADNGAINMQSVIGKCPHCSGDIRVGTRAFNCSNYSNQQAPCNFAIWRNIGGHQLSLTEAKEICEKEITSNELEMYRDDGTIYRKRLGLSPDKLQIVKI is encoded by the coding sequence ATGGAAAAGAAAATAATCGGTCGCTGTCCCTTGTGTGGCGGCAACGTGGTAAAGACCTGCAAGGGCTACCGCTGTGAGAACAACATCGCCGAACAACCTACCTGTGTGCTGAATATCAACGGCATTATCGGCAACCGCAAGATGAGTGACGAAGAAATCACCGAACTGTTGGAGCACCGCTTCATCCTGTTGGACGGCTTTGCTTCCAAGGAGGGAAAAGCCTTCCCTTCCGTGCTGGAACTGGCAGACAATGGTGCCATCAACATGCAGTCCGTCATCGGCAAATGTCCGCATTGTAGCGGTGATATTCGGGTGGGTACACGCGCCTTCAACTGCTCCAATTACAGCAACCAGCAGGCACCGTGCAACTTCGCCATCTGGCGCAACATCGGTGGCCACCAGCTGAGTCTGACAGAAGCCAAGGAAATCTGTGAAAAAGAAATCACCTCCAACGAACTGGAGATGTATCGTGATGACGGCACCATCTACCGCAAGCGTCTCGGCCTTTCTCCCGACAAACTCCAAATCGTGAAGATATGA